A section of the Harmonia axyridis chromosome 2, icHarAxyr1.1, whole genome shotgun sequence genome encodes:
- the LOC123672521 gene encoding zinc finger protein 711-like isoform X2, with amino-acid sequence MKEEASGIDEIIEYSEFKENIKNYVEKIEDFDISEQFIDENGVHERTVYLENIENESRHPSTHNGFHDDVLKTKEINKKSFNSNMKKHKCHLCDYASIKKINLKYHIESVHLKLKKHKCHLCDYAVNQKHILKNHIESVHLKLKKHKCHLCDYAPTKKNNLKYHIESVHFKLKKHKCHMCDYAVNHKNTLKYHIESVHSNSKEHKCHLCDYAANRKMDLKKHFDLVHLELRKHKCHLCDYAANRKDYLKIHIESVHLNLKKHKCHLCDYAANWKRHMERHLDSVHSNLKKHKCHLCDYAANRIDQLKQHIESVHLELKEYKCHMCVYATSVKASLKGHIESVHLKLKEHKCHLCDYAANRKTSLKRHIESVHLKLKEYKCHMCDYATSVKTSLKRHIDTVHFNLKEHKCHMCDYATNRRGSLKKHLDSVHSNLK; translated from the exons ATGAAAGAGGAGGCAAGTGGAATAGATGA aattattgaatattcagaatTCAAAGAAAACATCAAGAATTATGTAGAAAAAATAGAAGATTTTGATATATCGGAACAATTTATCGATGAGAATGGAGTTCATGAGAGGACAGTATacttggaaaatattgaaaatgaatccAGACATCCATCCACGCACAATGGTTTTCATGATGATgttttgaaaacaaaagaaataaataaaaaatctttcaattccaATATGAAgaaacataagtgtcacctgtgtgattatgcttcAATTAAGAAAATTAATCTCAAATATCATATAGAatcagttcatttgaaattgaagaaacataagtgtcacctgtgtgattatgctgtGAATCAGAAACACATtctcaaaaatcatatagaatcagttcatttgaaattgaagaaacataaatgtcacctgtgtgattatgctcCAACTAAGAAAAATAATCTCAAATATCATATAGAATCGGTTCATTTTAAATTGAAGAAACATAAGTGTCATATGTGTGATTATGCTGTAAATCATAAAAACACACTCAAATATCATATAGAATCAGTTCATTCGAATTCTAAAGAACATAAGTGccacctgtgtgattatgctgcaaatcGGAAAATGGATCTCAAGAAACATTTTGATTTGGTTCATTTGGAATTGAGGAAgcataagtgtcacctgtgtgattatgctgcaaatcGGAAAGATTATCTCAAGATACATATAGAAtcagttcatttgaatttgaaaaaacataaatgtcacctgtgtgattatgctgcgAATTGGAAAAGGCATATGGAGAGACATTTAGATTCagttcattcaaatttgaagaaacataagtgtcacctatgtgattatgctgcaaatcGGATAGACCAACTCAAACAACATATAGAATCAGTACATTTGGAATTGAaggaatataaatgtcatatgtGTGTTTATGCTACAAGTGTGAAAGCTAGTCTCAAAGGACATATAGAatcagttcatttgaaattgaaggaacataaatgtcacctgtgtgattatgctgcaaatcGAAAAACTAGTCTCAAACGACATATAGAATCagttcatttaaaattgaaggaatataaatgtcatatgtgtgattatgctacaagTGTGAAAACTAGTCTCAAACGACATATAGATACAgtccatttcaatttgaaggAACATAAGTGTCACATGTGTGATTATGCTACGAATCGGAGAGGAAGTCTCAAGAAACATTTAGATTCagttcattcaaatttgaagtaA
- the LOC123672524 gene encoding zinc finger Y-chromosomal protein 1-like — MKVEASEIDETIKCSEFGENFKNQVEKIEDIDISEQFIDENGVHDRTVYLENIDNESRNSSKDNSFHNDSLKTEEFPQIHKESLHSNMKQHKCHMCDYVANQKGHLKSHLDSVHLKLKGHKCHLCDFATKWKMHLKSHLDSIHLNLKQHKCHLCDFATNLKATLKTHLDSVHLKLKGHKCHLCDYAANRNGNLKRHIESVHLKLKEHECHLCDYAASRKVLLERHLDSVHLNLKEHKCHLCDYAGNLKMDLKRHLDLVHLNLKEYKCNLCEYASNQKNHVKQHIDAVHLNLKKYKCDQCDYATNWKMYLKQHIDSVHLNLKQHKCCLCEYATNQKISLKRHIEMVHLNLNKHKCNLCEYTTNRVPLLEQHINTAHLKTMKHKCHLCEYVTNWKSDLKRHLNSVHLKRKHES; from the coding sequence gACTATTAAATGTTCCGAATTTGGAGAGAATTTCAAGAATcaagttgaaaaaattgaagatattgatataTCCgaacaattcattgatgaaaatGGCGTTCATGACAGGACAGTATACTTGGAAAATATTGACAATGAATCAAGAAATTCATCTAAAGACAATAGTTTTCATAATGATTCTTTAAAAACAGAAGAATTTCCCCAAATCCATAAAGAATCTCTCCATTCCAATATGAAGCAACATAAGTGTCACATGTGTGATTATGTTGCAAATCAGAAAGGGCATCTCAAATCACATTTAGAttcagttcatttgaaattgaagggacataagtgtcacctgtgtgattttGCTACAAAATGGAAAATGCATCTTAAAAGTCATTTAGATTCTATTCATTTAAACTTGAAGcaacataagtgtcacctgtgtgattttGCTACCAATCTAAAAGCGACTCTCAAAACACATTTAGAttcagttcatttgaaattgaagggacataagtgtcacctgtgtgattatgctgcaaatcGGAATGGGAATCTTAAAAGACATATAGAATCagttcatttaaaattgaaggAACATGAATGTCAtctgtgtgattatgctgcaaGTCGCAAAGTGCTTCTGGAGAGACATTTAGATtcagttcatttaaatttgaaggaacataaatgtcacctgtgtgattatgctggAAATCTGAAAATGGATCTCAAGAGACATTTAGATTtggttcatttaaatttgaaggaATATAAGTGCAACCTGTGCGAGTATGCTTCAAATCAGAAAAATCATGTCAAACAACATATAGATGCTGTTCATCTGAACTTGAAGAAATATAAGTGTGACCAATGTGACTATGCTACAAATTGGAAAATGTATCTTAAACAacatatagattctgttcatttaaatttgaaacaacATAAATGTTGCCTTTGTGAGTATGCTACCAATCAAAAAATTTCTCTCAAACGACATATTGAAATGGTTCATTTAAATCTCAATAAGCATAAGTGTAACCTGTGTGAATACACTACAAATCGTGTACCATTACTTGAACAACATATAAATACTGCTCATTTGAAAACTATgaaacataagtgtcacctgtgtgaaTATGTAACAAATTGGAAAAGTGATCTCAAGCGACATTTAAATTCAGTTCATTTAAAACGCAAACACGAGTCCtaa